The following are encoded in a window of Bos indicus isolate NIAB-ARS_2022 breed Sahiwal x Tharparkar chromosome 7, NIAB-ARS_B.indTharparkar_mat_pri_1.0, whole genome shotgun sequence genomic DNA:
- the LOC139183846 gene encoding protocadherin gamma-B2-like has product MHLGASKRLTSCSNRGGQYWFGYKKQKQEKVTLPRILPPRRAYFSSRPRSRAAVEGDGMRLSTETSGRTRWRQVLLPFLLSLFRGALPNQIRYSIPEELAKNSVVGNLAKDLGLSVPDLSARKLRISAEKEYFVVKPESGELLVSNRIDREEICGRKPLCVLDFDTVAENPLNIFHVTVIVEDINDNTPLFKQSKIDLKIGESTKPGKTFPLDPALDSDAGPNSLQRYYLNGNEYFDLREIQTPDGRKYPELILKHSLDREEQNFHQLLLTAVDGGDPPQSGTTQIQIQVTDANDNPPVFSQDVYRVSLQEGVPPGFLVLRVTATDQDEGVNAEITYSFHNVDEQVKQFFNLNQRTGEITSNDDFDFEIANSYTLRIEAKDPGDLAAHCSVQVDILDENDCAPEMIVTSVFTPLPEDSPPGTLIALIKTKDRDSGENGEVYCQILGKAEFILKSYLKNYYKLTTDKTLDREEISEYNITVMATDRGNPPLSSSITITLHIADVNDNTPVFHQASYVVHVPENNPPGASIAHVSASDPDLGPNGHVSYSIVASDLEPRALSSYVSVNPQSGVVFAQRAFDHEQLRAFELTLQARDHGSPALSSNVSLCVLVGDRNDNEPRVLYPALGPDGSALFDTVPRAAQPGYLVTKVVAVDADSGHNAWLSYHVLQASEPGLFSVGPAHGRGAHGAGLGRQGRGPPAPAGRCARWGTAAPLGHRHAAPGFRRQPAGGAAGPQRPARAV; this is encoded by the coding sequence ATGCATTTGGGAGCCTCTAAGAGGTTGACTTCCTGCTCAAACAGAGGAGGCCAGTACTGGTTTGGATACAAGAAACAAAAGCAGGAAAAAGTGACCCTACCCCGGATTTTGCCACCCCGGAGGGCTTATTTCTCCTCCCGACCAAGaagcagagcagcagtggagggAGACGGGATGAGGCTGAGCACTGAGACGAGCGGCCGGACGCGGTGGCGGCAGGTACTGTTACCGTTCCTGCTATCTTTATTCCGCGGGGCTCTCCCAAACCAAATTCGCTACTCAATTCCCGAGGAGCTGGCCAAAAACTCGGTTGTAGGAAATCTTGCTAAAGATCTAGGGCTCAGTGTCCCGGACTTGTCGGCCAGGAAGCTGCGGATTAGCGCGGAGAAGGAATATTTCGTTGTAAAACCTGAAAGCGGTGAATTACTTGTGAGTAACCGAATAGACCGAGAAGAGATTTGTGGGAGGAAGCCTCTGTGCGTTCTAGATTTCGATACTGTCGCCGAAAACCCACTTAATATTTTCCACGTAACAGTAATAGTAGAGGATATAAATGACAATACTCCGCTATTCAAACAGAGTAAGATTGATTTAAAAATTGGAGAATCCACTAAGCCAGGTAAAACATTTCCACTAGACCCGGCACTAGATTCGGATGCTGGTCCTAATTCACTGCAAAGATATTACCTTAATGGCAATGAGTACTTTGATCTCAGAGAGATACAGACTCCAGATGGACGTAAATATCCTGAGCTGATTCTGAAACATTCTCTGGACAGAGAAGAGCAGAATTTTCATCAACTGCTACTGACAGCTGTAGACGGTGGGGACCCACCCCAGAGTGGCACCACCCAGATCCAAATCCAAGTTACAGATGCCAATGATAACCCCCCGGTGTTCAGCCAGGACGTGTACAGAGTCAGCCTGCAAGAGGGTGTGCCACCTGGCTTCTTAGTACTTCGAGTGACAGCCACCGATCAGGACGAAGGAGTCAACGCGGAGATCACCTACTCCTTTCATAATGTGGATGAACAAGTGAAACAGTTTTTTAACTTAAATCAAAGAACAGGAGAAATCACGTCAAATgatgattttgattttgaaattgcTAATAGTTACACTCTCCGTATAGAAGCGAAAGATCCTGGAGATCTAGCAGCCCACTGCAGTGTCCAAGTCGACATTCTTGATGAGAATGATTGTGCACCTGAAATGATTGTGACTTCAGTATTTACTCCCCTACCAGAGGATTCACCACCAGGAACACTGATCGCCTTgataaaaactaaagatagagaCTCTGGAGAAAATGGGGAAGTTTACTGCCAAATTTTGGGAAAGGCCGAGTTTATATTGAAATCTTACTTGAAGAACTATTACAAGCTAACAACAGACAAGACCTTGGACCGAGAGGAGATCTCAGAatacaatatcacagtaatggCCACCGACAGAGGTAATCCGCCCCTCTCTTCTAGTATAACCATCACCCTGCACATCGCAGATGTCAACGACAACACTCCGGTTTTCCACCAGGCCTCCTACGTGGTCCACGTGCCAGAAAACAACCCACCTGGAGCTTCCATCGCGCATGTCAGCGCCTCCGACCCTGACCTAGGGCCCAATGGCCACGTCTCCTACTCCATCGTGGCCAGCGACCTGGAGCCGCGCGCGCTGTCTTCCTACGTGTCCGTGAACCCGCAGAGTGGCGTGGTGTTCGCACAGCGCGCCTTCGACCACGAGCAGCTTCGCGCCTTCGAACTGACGCTGCAGGCCCGCGACCACGGCTCGCCAGCGCTCAGCTCCAACGTGAGCCTGTGCGTGCTGGTGGGCGACCGCAACGACAATGAGCCCAGGGTCCTGTACCCGGCGCTGGGGCCCGACGGCTCGGCGCTCTTCGACACGGTGCCGCGCGCCGCGCAGCCCGGCTACCTGGTCACCAAGGTGGTGGCGGTGGACGCAGACTCTGGACACAACGCCTGGCTGTCCTACCACGTGCTGCAGGCCAGCGAGCCCGGACTGTTCAGCGTGGGGCCTGCGCACGGGCGAGGTGCGCACGGCGCGGGCCTTGGGCGACAGGGACGCGGCCCGCCAGCGCCTGCTGGTCGCTGTGCGCGATGGGGGACAGCCGCCCCTCTCGGCCACCGCCACGCTGCTCCTGGTTTTCGCCGACAGCCTGCAGGAGGCGCTGCCGGACCTCAGCGACCAGCCCGCGCCGTCTGA
- the LOC109562134 gene encoding protocadherin gamma-A5 isoform X27 translates to MADPLRGWGCSEPFLLFILLGTLWEAGAGHIRYSVPEELDKGSFVGNIAKDLGLEPRELEERGVRIVSRGRTQLFALNPRSGSLVTADRIDREELCAQSARCLVSFNILVENKMKMYGVEVEITDINDNFPRFRDEEVKVKVNENAAVGTPLVLPFARDADVGVNSLQRYQLSSNIHFSLDEKSGGDGQKYPELVLEQPLDREKVPVHDLLLTALDGGDPILSGTTHIHVMVLDANDNAPLFTQPEYRVSVPENIAVGTRLLTLTATDPDEGINGKLTYSFRNEEEKISETFQLDSNLGEISTVQPLDYEESRFYNMEVVAQDGGALLASAKVLITVQDVNDNAPEVLLTSLSSTVSEDCLPGTIIALFSVHDGDSGENGEIVCSIPRNLPFKLEKSVDNYYHLLTTRALDREEISDYNITVTVTDCGNPPLSTENHIFLKVADINDNPPIFLHTSYYTYIPENNPRGISIFSVNAHDPDSGNNAQVTYALAEDKFQGTPLSSYVSINSDTGALYALRSFDYEQVRELQLWVTASDNGDPPLSSNVSLSLFILDQNDNAPEILYPALPIDGSTGVELAPRSAEPGYLVTKVVAVDRDSGQNAWLSYRLLKASEPGLFTVGLHTGEVRTARALLDRDAIKQNLVVVVQDHGQPPLSATVTLTVAVADSIPDVLADLGSLEPSTDPDDSGLTLYLVVAVASVSCVFLAFVIALLTLRLRRWYTSRTLQASGSGLAGLPASHFVGVDGVRAFLQTYSHEVSLTADSRGSHVIFPQPNYADTLISQESCEKSEPLLIPEKISAKERELEVLQKHGNWSAY, encoded by the exons ATGGCGGATCCACTGAGGGGTTGGGGCTGCAGTGAGCCGTTCCTGCTCTTCATTCTCCTGGGGACGCTGTGGGAAGCTGGGGCCGGGCACATCCGCTACTCGGTACCAGAGGAGCTGGACAAAGGCTCCTTCGTGGGTAACATAGCCAAGGATCTCGGGCTGGAGCCCCGGGAGCTGGAGGAGCGCGGAGTCCGCATCGTCTCCAGAGGTAGGACGCAACTCTTTGCTCTGAATCCGCGAAGCGGCAGCTTAGTCACTGCAGACAGGATAGACCGGGAGGAGCTCTGCGCTCAGAGCGCGCGGTGTCTAGTGAGTTTTAACATCTTGgttgagaataaaatgaaaatgtatgggGTAGAAGTAGAAATAACTGATATTAATGATAACTTCCCGCGTTTCCGGGATGAGGAAGTAAAAGTAAAAGTCAATGAAAATGCGGCAGTGGGAACACCATTAGTACTTCCCTTCGCTCGAGATGCGGATGTGGGTGTGAACTCCCTCCAGAGGTACCAGCTCAGCTCCAATATACACTTCTCTTTGGATGAGAAAAGCGGAGGAGATGGACAGAAATATCCAGAGCTGGTACTGGAACAGCCCTTGGATCGCGAGAAAGTACCTGTTCATGATCTCCTCCTCACAGCTCTAGATGGCGGAGACCCCATACTCTCTGGTACTACGCACATCCACGTGATGGTCCTCGATGCAAACGATAATGCTCCCCTGTTCACCCAACCGGAGTACAGAGTGAGTGTTCCAGAGAACATAGCTGTCGGCACTCGGCTGCTCACACTAACTGCTACGGATCCAGATGAGGGAATAAATGGGAAATTGACATACTCTTTTcgcaatgaagaagaaaaaatttcagagACTTTCCAACTTGATTCCAACTTGGGTGAAATCTCAACTGTGCAACCACTGGATTATGAAGAATCCAGATTCTATAACATGGAAGTGGTAGCTCAAGATGGAGGTGCTCTTCTTGCCAGCGCTAAGGTACTAATCACAGTACAGGACGTGAATGACAATGCGCCTGAAGTACTCCTCACCTCTCTGTCCAGTACCGTCTCTGAAGACTGTCTTCCGGGAACCATAATTGCGCTGTTTAGCGTACATGATGGTGATTCTGGAGAGAATGGCGAGATTGTGTGTTCTATTCCCAGGAACTTGCCCTTtaaactggaaaagtcagttgATAATTACTATCACTTATTGACAACTAGAGCCCTGGACAGAGAAGAGATCTCAGATTACAACATCACAGTAACTGTCACTGACTGTGGAAATCCACCACTGTCTACAGAAAACCACATCTTCCTGAAAGTGGCAGACATCAACGACAACCCTCCCATTTTCCTTCACACCTCATACTACACCTACATCCCAGAAAACAACCCCAGAGGCATCTCGATCTTCTCTGTGAATGCCCACGATCCCGACAGCGGCAACAACGCCCAGGTCACTTATGCTCTGGCTGAGGACAAATTTCAGGGAACGCCTCTGTCATCCTATGTGTCCATCAACTCTGACACGGGAGCCCTGTATGCACTGAGGTCTTTTGACTATGAGCAGGTTAGAGAACTGCAACTGTGGGTGACAGCCAGTGACAATGGAGACCCTCCACTCAGCAGCAATGTGTCCCTGAGCCTGTTCATCCTGGACCAGAACGACAACGCACCTGAAATCTTGTATCCTGCCCTCCCCATCGATGGCTCCACGGGTGTGGAGCTGGCACCCCGCTCTGCAGAGCCTGGCTACCTGGTCACCAAGGTGGTGGCAGTGGACAGAGACTCAGGACAGAACGCCTGGCTGTCCTACCGCCTGCTCAAGGCCAGCGAGCCAGGACTCTTCACAGTGGGGCTGCACACAGGCGAGGTGCGCACAGCGCGGGCGCTGCTGGACAGAGATGCAATCAAGCAGAACCTGGTGGTGGTGGTCCAAGATCACGGCCAGCCCCCTCTCTCGGCCACGGTCACGCTCACGGTGGCTGTGGCTGACAGCATCCCAGATGTGCTGGCCGACTTGGGCAGCCTCGAACCCTCCACTGACCCTGACGACTCAGGGCTCACTTTGTACCTGGTGGTGGCTGTGGCCTCGGTCTCCTGCGTCTTCCTCGCCTTTGTCATCGCGCTGCTGACTCTCAGACTGCGGCGCTGGTACACGTCGCGCACCCTGCAGGCTTCGGGCAGCGGGTTGGCAGGCTTGCCCGCCTCTCACTTTGTGGGCGTGGACGGGGTGCGGGCTTTCCTTCAGACCTATTCGCACGAGGTCTCGCTCACCGCGGACTCTCGAGGGAGTCACGTGATCTTCCCGCAGCCCAACTACGCAGACACGCTCATCAGCCAGGAGAGCTGTGAGAAAAGCGAGCCTCTCCTGATACCTGAGAAGATAAGCGCAAAGGAAAGAGAGCTAGAAGTTCTTCAg AAACATGGAAATTGGAGTGCTTATTGA